Sequence from the Luteibacter aegosomaticola genome:
CGGCATTGCCGGATTCCCGGGCGAGAGCGCGATTGAGAAGCGCCTTTGGGTCCACGCTGATGAACACACCCCGGCGACACGTACCGCGGACTACACGCAGGCCATCATGGATCTGGGTGCGACGGTCTGTGTACGCAGCAAGCCCGCTTGCCTGCTTTGCCCGCAGGCAGCGACCTGCGTGGCCCACCGCGATGGTCTCGTAGCTGTGTTGCCAACGGCAAAGCCCGGCAAGAAGATCCCAACGCGATCGGTGGCCATGCTGTTGCTACGCGATGCGAGTGGGCGCGTCCTGCTCGAACGCCGCGGGGCTACCGGCGTCTGGTCTGGACTGTGGAGTCTTCCAGAAGCCGTGGATGCCGATAGCGCGCCGAAGGCCGCGGCAGCCATCGCGCGCGTGGGTGCGCCCGATCCCCTGCCCGCCTTTACCCATGTGTTCAGCCATTACCGGCTGGACGTTTCCCCCATCCTGTTCGACCATGCCGCCCCTCGCGCACGCGTGGCCGAAGGCACCCAAAGGCGCTGGTGCGCGCCTGCCGATCTGGCCGACCTGGGCTTGCCGGCCCCCGTGCGCACCCTGCTCGACAATCTCCCGGAGATATCCCCATGAGCCACATGGTTCACTGCGTAAAGCTCGGCCGTGATGCCGAAGGCCTCGATTTCGCCCCGTGGCCGGGCGAGCTTGGCAAGCGCATCTACGACAACGTGTCGAAGGAAGCCTGGGCCCAGTGGCTCGCGCATCAGACCATGCTGATCAATGAGATGCGCCTTTCGCCGCTGGACCCGAAGACCCGCACTTTTCTCTCGGGCGAAATGGAGAAGTATTTCTTTGGCGGCGATGTCACCCAACCCGCCGGCTACGTGCCGCCGGATGAAAAGGCTTGACGCCGGGCCCACTACCCGATTTAATACGCGGCTCCACACGCCGCAACGGATACTGCAGGCACTAGTGGCTCGGTAGCTCAGTTGGTAGAGCAGGGGATTGAAAATCCCCGTGTCGGCGGTTCGATTCCGTCCCGAGCCACCATTTCTTTTGAAAGCCCGCTCCTTGAGCGGGCTTTTTCTTTTCTACGGCCCCCCTAACCTTGGCCGCCGCGGTCGCCCACCCCAAATGCGGTAAACCACCACACCGCTGACTGCGGGTGGCTTACACGCAACTCGGTGAATGCCTACATACCTAAACCCGTCAACGTGGCATCGTGCTGCCTCATCGAAAAGACGAGCCACCACACGCCGGGGAAACACATGGACGCCGAGCTTGCATACGCTTACCAGCCTATCGCTACGAAGCTATCGGCCGAGCCTGGCGATGTGGCCCACGGCCCCTACGAGCCCTACGAAACACCTAGCCTTGAGGCAGATAACCCTATGCTGGAAATCGTACTTCGCAGCATCGACAACCAGCTGCACTCCATCAACAAACGCCTTGGCGACATCGATAAGCGTTTCGACGGCATCGATAAGCGTTTCGACGGCATCGACAAGCGTTTCGACGGCATCGACAAGCGCTTCGACGGCATCGACAAGCGTTTCGACGGGATCGATGCACGCCTTGGCAAGATGGATACGCGCTTCGAAAAGGTCGAGCAGAGCGTCAGCCTATTGGGCGAACGCATGGCTCGCGTCGAAGAAGCGACCAAAGGCCTTGCCGAATGGCGGTCGGACATGAGCGCCCGTACCGCGGACCTATCCACGCAGATTAGCGTGCTCGCTTGCCGGATTCAGGCGATGCCCTCGTGGAAGACGCTTGGTTTAGCCGCCAGCGCAACCACCGCTGCCATAGGCGCCGCAGGAACATGGCTCGTGCAGGGCGGCGCAAAAAAAGTGGCGCGCTGGTTCGAATAGCGCGCCCGGGGAGCCTCAGCCCTCGACGTCCCTGCCCGCCTGCGCAGCGCAGGTTCGCAGGGCGTCATCGACGATGGCCATTTCATCCTGCACGGTGCCTGGCGTCGACCGAAGCAGGCTGGTGACTCGAGTGTCCATGGCGGCACGCAGGCGATCACGCGCTTCCTGGCCGCAAGGGGTGCGCGGCTTCCACGCGCTGACCGCGTCCGCTTGCTGCTTGAGCACCCCAATGGCGGCCTCGCGCTGATCGGGCGCCGCCGCGGCGGCCCGCGCGACCTGTGCGCGCCAATCCCCGACCACGCCATGCAGGTCAGCCCCATCGGCGGTAATCGCCGCCGCGTCGCGCTGCCGGGCACCATGGGAGGCCGTCAGCGCAAGGATCAACGTGGTGACCGATGCGAGGAACGCGATGCCGACGACGATGACGACGGTACGGCGGCCGTTGGATTTCTGCTCCGCCATGGCGGGCTCCTGCGAGGATTCAGGCCGCCATTGTGCCTCACGCCCCCTGCCTCCGCCGCCTCCGACCGCCGTTCGCGACGAAATGCCCCAGCGCGCGGACCGTGACCTCGGTAACGCGCGAGTGCCACGTTACGTCGCTATAGTCGGGAGCTTCTCCACAGGAAGCCGACCGCATGCTTCGTTTGCGCAACCTCGCCCTCCTCGCCGCATTGGCCGCCGTTTTCGCTGGCCCCGTGGCCGCCGACGACCTGAAGGTCATGTCCTTCAATGTCCGCACGATTACCGGTCCCGATGGCCCGAACCGCTGGGAGATGCGCAAGGATCTCTTCGCCGACACCATCCGCCAGATGGATCCCGATGTAATCGGCACCCAGGAACTGGCCCAGCAGCAAGGTGACGACACGGTCGCGCGCCTGCCCCAATTCGCCTGGTTCGGCCGGGATCGCTTTGGCGGCCACAAAGACGAACACATGGGCATCTTCTACCGGAAGGATCGCCTTAAGCTCATTAAATCCGGCGATTTCTGGCTTTCGGATACACCGGACAAAGTCGCCAGCATCACCTGGGGCAATATTTTTCCGCGCATGGTGAACTGGGCTTTGTTCGAACGCCTCTCCGACCACAAACGCTTCTATCTGCTGGATACGCACTACCCATACCGCGACAACGATGAAGATGCGCGGACCAAGTCGGCGCACGAGATGGCGGAATGGGTAAAGAAGCTCCCGGCAGGCACGCCGGTGGTCATCACGGGCGATTTCAATACGGGCCCCGATAGCGAAGCCCACCGCATGCTGACGGCTACGTTCAAGGATGCATGGATGACGGCCCCCGAGAAGAAGGGGCCGGAGGAAACCTTCCATAACTTCACCGGGCAGGCAACCAAGCGTATCGACTGGATCCTGTATCGCGGGCTCGAGCCGAAGCGCGTCGAGACGATCACGATCTCAAAGGATGGGCGGTATCCGTCCGATCACTTCCCCGTTCAAGCCGACTTCGCGCTCTGAAGCCAGCGTGCCCGTGCAGGAGCGGCCCAGGGCCGCTCCTGCCGATGTAGCGAAAGCGCGTGGGCATGCGGTTGCGTGGCGTGCCGGGGAAAACCTTCTGCGATAGCTGGATGCCCCAGCGGTCGAACGAACGATCGAACAGCAGCGCGGCGGCGATGACGACCACAAAGGTGACAGGTAAGGTGACGAGAGCCGCCGCCACCGGATCGAGCGCCAGCCGCCCCGCGAGCACGGTATAGAACCACGCGGAGAAGCTCAGCAGGATGGGCAGGTGCACGAGGTAAAAGGCGTAAGAAATGCGCCCCATGAACTGTGCCGCCCTCCCCTGCAGCACGCGATCGAACAGGCCGCAACGAACGACGTAAAGCAGCATCACGCCACCCGCGACGTTGAACGCCGCTTTGCGCACGTTGTCGTCGAGGGGGAGCACACGGGTCCAGTCGTACCACGGCGATACGTCGAAGCCGCCGCAAACAACGGCCGCGGCGACCAGGCCGGCAAGCAATGGCCTGGACCGGGCAAGCGGCACTTCCCCAACGTGGCTACCGATAAGAAAGGCAGCGTAGTAAGGCCAATCGTTCGGAAAGAACCATCCCAACATGCCCATCGCCATAGCAAGACACAGCACTTGCTGTAGGAGGGCGCTCGCGCGCGATGCTCCCGTTACCTCAAGCGCGCTGTCACGCGGCCGTACTGCAAGCGCCCGGTATGCGAATACGAAAAGCGAGCCGAGCAG
This genomic interval carries:
- the mutY gene encoding A/G-specific adenine glycosylase, whose product is MNRFAEELLRWFDHHGRKDLPWQHPRDAYRVWLSEIMLQQTQVVTVIGYFQRFVERLPTLRDLATADEDTVLALWSGLGYYRRARFLHRAAQLCVEQHGGELPRELNALMALPGIGRSTAGAILAQAYGLRFPILDGNVKRVLTRYHGIAGFPGESAIEKRLWVHADEHTPATRTADYTQAIMDLGATVCVRSKPACLLCPQAATCVAHRDGLVAVLPTAKPGKKIPTRSVAMLLLRDASGRVLLERRGATGVWSGLWSLPEAVDADSAPKAAAAIARVGAPDPLPAFTHVFSHYRLDVSPILFDHAAPRARVAEGTQRRWCAPADLADLGLPAPVRTLLDNLPEISP
- a CDS encoding oxidative damage protection protein, whose protein sequence is MSHMVHCVKLGRDAEGLDFAPWPGELGKRIYDNVSKEAWAQWLAHQTMLINEMRLSPLDPKTRTFLSGEMEKYFFGGDVTQPAGYVPPDEKA
- a CDS encoding endonuclease/exonuclease/phosphatase family protein; its protein translation is MLRLRNLALLAALAAVFAGPVAADDLKVMSFNVRTITGPDGPNRWEMRKDLFADTIRQMDPDVIGTQELAQQQGDDTVARLPQFAWFGRDRFGGHKDEHMGIFYRKDRLKLIKSGDFWLSDTPDKVASITWGNIFPRMVNWALFERLSDHKRFYLLDTHYPYRDNDEDARTKSAHEMAEWVKKLPAGTPVVITGDFNTGPDSEAHRMLTATFKDAWMTAPEKKGPEETFHNFTGQATKRIDWILYRGLEPKRVETITISKDGRYPSDHFPVQADFAL
- a CDS encoding acyltransferase family protein, yielding MRKDLSADGLRGLAAVNVLLCHLCLAFLPGGFAYIYPDTTTPGAMHGVVEHVLAFQPLSVLWNGQFAVCIFFVLSGYVLTKAFLVSGDLSVVRLRASRRYLRLGVPIFGSVMFAWVVMALGWSHAREAGALSGSTWLADFWKKPPDLLEALRDGVYGTILGGWSRFNPTLWTMKIELLGSLFVFAYRALAVRPRDSALEVTGASRASALLQQVLCLAMAMGMLGWFFPNDWPYYAAFLIGSHVGEVPLARSRPLLAGLVAAAVVCGGFDVSPWYDWTRVLPLDDNVRKAAFNVAGGVMLLYVVRCGLFDRVLQGRAAQFMGRISYAFYLVHLPILLSFSAWFYTVLAGRLALDPVAAALVTLPVTFVVVIAAALLFDRSFDRWGIQLSQKVFPGTPRNRMPTRFRYIGRSGPGPLLHGHAGFRARSRLERGSDRTDTAHPLRS